In Helianthus annuus cultivar XRQ/B chromosome 9, HanXRQr2.0-SUNRISE, whole genome shotgun sequence, the following are encoded in one genomic region:
- the LOC110876847 gene encoding uncharacterized protein LOC110876847, whose protein sequence is MWEKTKAMRGTLGDSLRGPKLPSGEWIYGTISNDLLHTILKPNSTAYEAWTTLESIFHDNKSSRAIQLRHSFSNTRLDDYPNISAYCQALKVLADQLSNVGAPVDDVSLVLQLISGLNEQYEGIATILQHQDPLPSFYTARSQLVLVESRKKEQALHAAKTAGTTLNITTTKAAGGDYRQDSSSDRHRGRGRSRGRGRGHKSWGRGRSSSQNFYQNVPSQGTWSQSSTFAYWPPNATSPQGTLSQSPAFRYESLISI, encoded by the coding sequence TGGATATATGGCACGATTTCTAACGATCTGCTGCACACAATTCTTAAACCAAATTCCACTGCTTATGAAGCTTGGACAACCCTTGAAAGTATCTTCCATGACAACAAAAGTTCCCGTGCCATTCAGCTCCGTCATAGTTTTTCCAACACACGCCTTGATGACTATCCTAACATCTCGGCTTATTGTCAGGCTCTTAAGGTTCTCGCAGATCAGCTCTCCAACGTAGGCGCTCCGGTTGATGATGTCAGCTTGGTTCTTCAACTGATTTCAGGTCTCAATGAGCAATACGAGGGTATCGCCACCATACTTCAGCACCAAGACCCGCTTCCCTCCTTCTACACTGCTCGATCTCAGCTTGTTCTAGTTGAAAGCCGCAAGAAAGAACAAGCCCTCCATGCCGCTAAAACAGCCGGAACGACGCTCAACATCACCACCACTAAAGCTGCCGGCGGCGACTACCGTCAAGATTCTTCCAGTGACCGACACCGTGGTCGCGGCCGCTCGCGCGGAAGAGGCAGGGGGCACAAATCATGGGGAAGGGGTAGATCTTCTTCTCAAAATTTCTATCAGAATGTTCCATCTCAAGGAACTTGGTCTCAAAGCTCAACTTTTGCCTACTGGCCTCCTAATGCCACTTCACCTCAAGGAACTTTGTCTCAAAGCCCAGCTTTCAGATATGAGTCTTTAATCAGTATTTAA
- the LOC110876848 gene encoding chaperone protein ClpB1 has protein sequence MLQAARLRKDAEKDAAFERRFQQVLVAEPSALVVTPQLSSRYITARFLPDKAIDLVDEACANVWVQLDSQPEEIDNLGRKRMQLEVELHALEKEKDKASKARLVEVRKELDDLRDKLQPLMMKYKKEKERIGEIRRLKQKREELLVALQEAERRYDLARAPDLKYGAVQEVETAIAKLEGTTDENVMLTATVGPDQMLRW, from the exons ATGTTACAGGCAGCTCGGCTCAGGAAAGATGCGGAGAAAGATGCGGCTTTTGAGAGACGTTTTCAACAGGTTTTGGTGGCTGAACCTAGTGCTCTTGTTGTCACTCCTCAACTTTCAAGCCGATACATAACGG CACGTTTCTTGCCGGATAAGGCTATTGACCTTGTAGATGAAGCATGTGCAAATGTGTGGGTGCAACTAGATAGTCAACCGGAAGAAATTGATAATCTTGGAAGGAAGCGGATGCAGTTGGAAGTTGAGCTTCATGCTTTAGAGAAAGAAAAGGATAAAGCAAGCAAAGCTCGTCTTGTTGAA GTGAGAAAAGAACTTGATGACTTGAGAGACAAACTTCAACCACTAATGATGAAATATAAGAAGGAAAAAGAACGTATTGGCGAAATTCGAAGGCTGAAACAGAAAAGGGAAGAGCTTTTGGTGGCCCTACAAGAAGCAGAAAGAAGATATGATTTAGCAAGAGCTCCAGACTTGAAATATGGAGCGGTTCAAGAGGTGGAGACCGCGATAGCAAAACTCGAAGGGACGACAGATGAAAATGTAATGCTGACAGCAACGGTGGGACCGGACCAGATGCTGAGGTGGTGA